The following nucleotide sequence is from Ailuropoda melanoleuca isolate Jingjing chromosome 12, ASM200744v2, whole genome shotgun sequence.
tctttacattcatatAGTTTTTCACCAGTGTGAATTAGCTGGTGTTGGATAAGTTTTGAGCCACTAccaaaggccttgccacattctttacattcataaggtttctcaccagtatgaattctctgatgttgagTAAGGTCTGAACCACtactaaaggccttcccacattccttacactcatagggtttctcaccagtgTGCATTCTTTGATGCTGAATAAGTTTTGAACCACTTCTAAAGGCCTTCTCACATTCCTTACactcatagggtttctcaccagtgtgaattctctgatgctgagtgaGATCTGAGCCACTATtaaaagccttcccacattccttacatacATAAGGTTTCTCACCAGTGTGAATTCTTTGATGTCGAGTAAGGGCTGATCCAAAACtaaaagccttcccacattcattacatatatatggtttttcaccagtatgaattctctgatgccGAGTAAGGGCTGAACCACTACTAAAGGCCATTCCACATGctttacattcataaggtttttcACCAGTATGAATCCTTCGATGTTGAGTAAGGTTTGAACCACTGCCAAAGGCCTTCCCACAATccttacattcataaggtttctcacCTGTGTGAATTCTGTGATGCCGAGTAAGGGCTGATTCAAAACTAAAGgacttcccacattccttacactcATAAGGCTTTTCACCACTGTGAATTATCTGATGTCGAATAAGGCCTGATCCAAAACTAAAGGCTTTCCcgcattccttacattcatatggtttctcaccagtatgaattctctgatgatgAGTAAGGTTGGAGCCACTACCAAAGGCCTTTCCACATTCACTACATTCATatggtttctcaccagtatgaattctttgATGGTAAGCAAGGTTTGCACCACTAccaaaggccttgccacattctttacattcataaggtttctcaccagtatgaattcgCTGATGTCGAATAAGGACCGATACAAAACTAAAatccttcccacattccttacattcaagGAGTTTCTCATCAGTATGTATTCTCTGATGCTGGGTATTGAAAGTGGGCATGTCTTCAGAAGTAAATATCATTTGACTGAAATGTCCTTCCTGAGATTCCTGTTTTCTCTCAAACTGGCTTTTACATTCCCAATCACCTCTGAAACTTGAACACTCAATGCTGTTTTTTATAAGTCTTTCCATTATCTCTCATCAGGATGATTCTATTCCATAAATAtcctttttcagaaataatttcttgGTCTCAACCTTGATTCACagtctgaaagaaaatataaaagcaaacattcactttttttgtGTTCTGGGagaaaaaacttttataatagaaatgaaaagatttaaCTGAAACTAATTTTCATAAAAACTGAGTAGCTTATACAGTTCTCAAATATGATTGGGAAATTTGACaagtagaaaaggaaagtaaaaagaagtCACACTGGAAGGTGAAGGAGATATTTAGGAAAACAGATTAGTCAGGTGTTCCTAAatagtgatttaaataaaaatccccTTCAAGCACGGGGAGCTTGATAAATATAAAGATGTCTAGGCTTTACCCCTATTTTGTTAGAGAATAAATCTAGtgccatatacattttaaaatgagggtaATTACCATTTAACTAATTTCTTAGGGTTGTTTGGAGCATTAAGAAACTACAACTAGAAGGAAAAATCTAGGATAAATAATCAAGTAACAAACATAAATTGCATATAATCtgaaggaaatagaagagaatgTTACTCCAGATACAGCAGTATCCTGATGAAAGATTAATGCGATGAATGAGCAATGCAGAAGGAAGAATCTATGGTAATTAGAATGTGGCTTATTTATGCCATTTGATAAAATCCATGTTTGCCTAGGGAGTCTATGAGGTTAAGCTTGGGAGAACAAAAAAGGGGACTCAGCAAAAGCTGCTGTACTTGAGAATCTAGTTTTAAGgtatgagagaaggaaagagcagaTAGAGGTAATGTGATACTATTGGCAGATTGCAAGGATGCAGATAGATAAGTATTCTGAACCCTGGCTCTAATGATTATTTAATGATTCTGAAATCacacataatatatttatgtagttGTATAAAGTAACTGTACAGTGTTCAGTAGCTACTATTTTGGAAGACCTACATGCCAGAAAAGAGACTAGGaaaaagaatggattttaaaatatcaattaagTCCCTGAACAAATACATCAAACCCCAAAGGTGAAAACATCTGAGCTCCATTCTCTTCTTATAACACATGCAGCAAGATTGTTTGGAGTAGGCCTAAATATGTCCTGAGATTGTTCTTTCCATCTCCACTGTCAATAGATGATCCAGGTcaaaattgtcttttatttggACACAAAAGCAGAATTTTATTAGTTGTCTGCCTTTCCAGTTTTACACCCTTAGCAGCCAGAGCGATATTCAGCCTGGCACTGTTCTgttaaaaatgcttcagtgatTCCCCATTGTCTTTTGGATAAGATCTGTACTCCTTAACTTGGTCTTAACAATTCCTCAGTAATCTacctcctgcctgcctcttcaACCTGATACTTCTCTCCCCTCAACAATAATTTATAGCTACACTGGTCTTCTCAGTTCTTCAAATGCACTAAACTGTAACActcccccaacacatacacacacagacaaaatgaTTTCATTGGCCCTACATATTTGTCCATACTCCCTCTCCACATCGTTCAGGTCCCTGCTAAGTGGTATATCCTATAAAGATCTTTTCTGAATACTCAGTCTTAATTATGCACATCCCACCATTACCTCTCAAAGcactttcccccccttttttccttccattctttgtaTATTGTTTTGGTAAGGCTCAATTACACATTTGTCTCCTATAATGGCAAATTTCATATTTGAATTTTGCTTAACGTCTGTCTGCTACAGGAGAGCCAACCGTTAGGAAGGAAGTATACCCAATGTCTGTTACTTTAATCGACTTGAACTCTGGCACatgcaaaaaaatcaaaatacatttaatgaGTGCCTAATATAATAAATTAGTTTCAAAATTCATgatccttaaaaataaacatctaaaaACAAGATTTCTCTAGAAAGAGAATACACTTTCTCTCAAAGAGGACAAGTGGATCACATGCAGTTTTTCCTGCCCTTTTAAAAGCTTCACTAAAACCaatgaaatggatttttttaaaaaaggaccaAATACTCAGGCAAAGAGAATTAAAGAGGAGACAGAAGCAACAAAACTTCTGAAGTtagaaatcatgaaaataaatgatgacTAACTTAACAAACCAAAGAAGGATGAAACCTAACTCAAAAGGTAAGCAAAACCCAGAGGAGGAGGATTTATGCTGCAGAACCCCAGAAAAGCTTAAGAAATGGGGGCACTATGTACCTGTGGAAATTTACTAGTTGGCATACAAAAAGTTAAGTCAGGTTCATAGTGTCTGCTCTAAAATACAGAGAGGCAAATATCACCACATATTAAAGGAAAAcctataattaaaaaagaaaagattaaataaacAAACCCCAAAGAACTTAGAAGAGAAGCTacataagaaaacaataaaaatttcagaagccACCATTAATATCCTAAGAGGGAcatgagaaattattttacatgGTAGAAAAATAAGATGACATAAAAGGAATGagatgaaaaaaagaatcttagaaaatgaaaatataaagtgggaataaaaacaagtaattaaaaagattaaaacataaatgaaagaaatctctttaaaaagcacAATATATGGAAATGGAAAACGTATGAAAATTGGAAGGTCATGCAAGGCAGCTCAATATCTAGTGGaaagagatcatttttaaaagtgtgctAAGCATATGCCAAGTGTCAGGCAGGGTGctagaaggaataaagaaatctgaaaatcatCATTTTGAAAACATCAATCTAAGTGATTCAGGCAAGGATTCTCAGTAAATTCTAAAACCAGAAAGTGAATGGTTGTAGAGAAAAAGGATATTCACTGGTCTCATAGTATTACTCCACAGACTATTTActaattataaagggaaaaatatatctTTACACAGGGAAGATTAAGTATTCACCACCTTTAaccttaagttaaaaaaaaactgggcaCCACCAATAGTGCAACAACCTGTGCTTCCCAATGTAATGCAATGAAAGGTACACGACCTTACCACCTACACAGTATGCTTGCCAAATTCTTAAACTGAATCTAAGCCTCCGATTTCCATGAGAAAGCCATCAGACAAATGGAGGTTGCTGAGACAGTCTATAAGACAACTGTCCTGAATTGTCTAAAACATTCAGtgtcttattaaaaacaaaaaaagaagaaagaaagaaagaaagaaagaaagaaagaaagaaagaaagcaagcctgttatagattaaaagagactaaagagaCCCAACAACCAAAATATAATCATGAATCTTGATTGGATCCTAGATCAAACAAGTGACcaagtaaatgaacaaaaaacatgacatcagcttaaaaaaaaaaaacaaaaacaaaaaccattttttgGGAACCACTGGAAATACCTGATCATGAAATGTCTGAGGTGATAGTAACAAGTTAATGCAAATTTTCATAGATTTGCTATGTCATTGTTATTGTTTGGAAAATGTCCTTATACCAAGGGGATGCATGCTAAAAGTATTAAGGGTAAAATGTCCAGATGTCTCCAACTTAATTTCAAATGattctgggagggggtgggggtggaatatATGTGcaactgagtgtgtgtgtgtgtgtgtgtgtgtgtgtgtgtgtaggaagataaagcaaatgtggcaaaatgatAACTACTAGCAATTTTAAGTGATTACTAAATAAGGCATATAGGTTACACTGGAACATTCTTTCAATTTTGCTGtatattagaaaattttcaaagaaaacagaaattacagaTTGTTTTAGGAAGTAGCATTTAAGAAATTTTCCAGACTTGAAGGACATGAATATCCACATTTAATGGACTGACTTGATACCTAacataaaggataaaaatgattCACACTAAGACATATTTTACATTAGGTTCCAGGACACTAGGAATGGAGAAAAGACCATAAAAGGctccaaagattaaaaatagggcataaatataagtgaaataagtcaagcagagaaagacaattatcatatggtttctctcatctatggaacataagaactaggaagatcggtaggggaagaaagggataaagaaaggggggataatcagaagggggaatgaagcatgagagactacggactctgagaaacaaactgagggcttcgggggggggaatgggatagactggtgatgggtagtaaggagggcacgtattgcatggtgcactgggtgttatacgcaactaatgaatcatcgaacttttacatcggaaaccagcgatgtaatgtatggtgactaagataatataataaaaaaacattaaaaaatagggCATAAATAAAAGTGCAGGAATGAAAATGGCTTTGGAGTTCTCAATAATATTCTTAGCTAGAGTCGTAACtacaaaattctaaagaaaagtaATTTCAAGTAGAATTCCTGACCTGCAAAAGAACCAATGTACTGGCTGAAAAAAACCCTTTTCAGATATACTAGAGCTCACAAGTTTAACACATTCATCCATTCTTACATGCCACCTATATCAAAaaccaatttttataaaatattttatttatttatttatttgagagacagagtgtgtgcacTAGCTGCGGCAGGaaagagtgggagggacagagggagagggagaagcagacaccctgctaagcagggagctgaacacagggttggatcccaggaccctggaatcatggcctgagctgaaggtagatgcttgaccaactgagtcacccaggcaccccaaaaaccAATATTGATAATTTG
It contains:
- the LOC100469897 gene encoding zinc finger protein 345 isoform X2 gives rise to the protein MERLIKNSIECSSFRGDWECKSQFERKQESQEGHFSQMIFTSEDMPTFNTQHQRIHTDEKLLECKECGKDFSFVSVLIRHQRIHTGEKPYECKECGKAFGSGANLAYHQRIHTGEKPYECSECGKAFGSGSNLTHHQRIHTGEKPYECKECGKAFSFGSGLIRHQIIHSGEKPYECKECGKSFSFESALTRHHRIHTGEKPYECKDCGKAFGSGSNLTQHRRIHTGEKPYECKACGMAFSSGSALTRHQRIHTGEKPYICNECGKAFSFGSALTRHQRIHTGEKPYVCKECGKAFNSGSDLTQHQRIHTGEKPYECKECEKAFRSGSKLIQHQRMHTGEKPYECKECGKAFSSGSDLTQHQRIHTGEKPYECKECGKAFGSGSKLIQHQLIHTGEKLYECKECGKSFSSGSALNRHQRIHTSEKYYECKECGKNLCTGSSLTQHQKIHTGEKLYECKECGKAFGRGSEIQQHKKSHTGEKPNECKECGKAFRHSSYLTQHQRIHTGEKPYKCKYCVRAFTNVSAFIRHQRIHTGEKPYKCKECGRAFSTGSILAAHQRIHSGEKPYLCKECGKAFRQSSDLTQHQRIHTGEKPYECKKCGRAFRRSSELSRHKLIHADEKLYECKECGKILSRDSILIQHQKIHTGEKAWECNECGRVFTCATYLTRHQRIHTGDKPYTCNKCGKAFLRSSDLILHQRIHTGEKPYECKKCGKAFARGSNLNRHQKVHNGKK
- the LOC100469897 gene encoding zinc finger protein 345 isoform X1, with translation MERLIKNSIECSSFRGDWECKSQFERKQESQEGHFSQMIFTSEDMPTFNTQHQRIHTDEKLLECKECGKDFSFVSVLIRHQRIHTGEKPYECKECGKAFGSGANLAYHQRIHTGEKPYECSECGKAFGSGSNLTHHQRIHTGEKPYECKECGKAFSFGSGLIRHQIIHSGEKPYECKECGKSFSFESALTRHHRIHTGEKPYECKDCGKAFGSGSNLTQHRRIHTGEKPYECKACGMAFSSGSALTRHQRIHTGEKPYICNECGKAFSFGSALTRHQRIHTGEKPYVCKECGKAFNSGSDLTQHQRIHTGEKPYECKECEKAFRSGSKLIQHQRMHTGEKPYECKECGKAFSSGSDLTQHQRIHTGEKPYECKECGKAFGSGSKLIQHQLIHTGEKLYECKECGKSFSSGSALNRHQRIHTSEKYYECKECGKNLCTGSSLTQHQKIHTGEKLYECKECGKAFGRGSEIQQHKKSHTGE